The Megachile rotundata isolate GNS110a chromosome 11, iyMegRotu1, whole genome shotgun sequence genome includes a region encoding these proteins:
- the LOC100883025 gene encoding uncharacterized protein LOC100883025 codes for MSSLQQGSRFLPFSNNNIQRKQLSMQGGLPQSLSGSETDVSTSNENLTNEDRYVIRHTARQEPQGQENQQQSPSRSSSHKENIPNIQGNLLNRNSLKDSLNGSNRNSLKENLNGSNRNSLKDSINGSNRNSLKDNLSNRTSVGSNRSSLDVSTSSYNTLIIHNANDDSSWIPSGRLSGVVREHGDVGYLYCDGSGKGHSNSPTMQSLSNLSHEDHVYEQPNNGGCQEITDIPDDYLSQSQVLKHLAKEVKVPSYSKLTNNGGNIDMRVRDGDRGKQNDSESEDRPPPSYMSVLLPLKNKSRLLGPMEKLTLSRSQPDLSRIGKPDIDNYNLRATSPRPQTKGREETESAAGEIWPPSEMIQIVIQENSALKLELERCYSKVAKSQKLEQEIAKVHRAHEELAASSERREKLERAARLRLQNDCRRLTELNRALRDQIDLLSARTDSPPIVESMRKELTQRELLIGQLITQNKELAAAKERQEIELAAQRATLQEQRTHIDILDTALTNAQGNVVRLEEECRKKQVYVERVGQLQRALSSLQASSDRREETERQLRGQLERELREGGGGGGGGGVNGNEQSSNGETIAELKRRIRERDEKIMSLEGDVAKWEQRYLEESALRQAAIDAASLPKDAKIAALEKTSQDAEKLIAEARSEKMRHMDEVHAAQKKLADLESRMKDLESKLAERDAMIRVLQKHTYDKDSSSSSGVGSYPAAHSSHSSTSADHHTALTTTPELVSSVLGGGSGYGSTGSYGVTDSYKYRKQGSFEQTNKSLDDQLKELDSQLLSKRALCCFPGFSNPGTASRKGKIPKPLLAGVDSTGTSSTASSKSRLLDDSGGEVSPGIMEFSSASSRLKGTVSRLSDGKPEDMMLLEKQGRSSQRQRMQEGEPRRAGSLPPSSLPRPPKNLKTTGSRYCRLSDTETRKKSDPGPALDTAASIKVPSNCTIDYGRFDTKTQRRKKSSGSEPLVASSLKKPTAGHEYERLQAENVRKKQPSGSETKLRETQSRSLIPPPSRRIGEYGRLSEGTLRKQTGSRGQSTGSTVSSKSGGRDSGGTASSEASTSSLPPSKARSIPRPSNYRIQF; via the exons atgagTTCTCTACAGCAAGGTAGCAGATTCTTGccattttcaaataataatatacaaaggAAGCAATTGTCGATGCAAG GTGGTCTTCCACAAAGTTTAAGTGGCAGTGAAACTGATGTTTCGACATCTAACGAGAATTTAACCAATGAAGATCGATACGTTATAAGGCATACAGCACGTCAAGAGCCTCAGGGTCAAGAAAATCAACAACAAAGTCCGTCTAGATCTTCCAGTCATAAGGAAAACATACCAAAtatacaa GGTAACCTGCTCAACAGAAACAGCTTGAAGGATAGTTTAAACGGATCAAACAGAAACAGTCTGAAAGAGAACTTGAATGGCTCTAATCGAAATAGCCTCAAAGATAGTATCAATGGCTCTAATAGGAATAGTTTGAAAGACAATTTAAGTAATCGTACCAGTGTGGGCTCAAATAGAAGTAGCTTAGATGTGTCTACGAGCTCGTACAACACACTCATTATACATAATGCTAACGATGACAGTTCATGGATACCATCTGGAAG ATTGTCAGGTGTGGTGAGAGAACATGGAGATGTGGGTTATTTATATTGTGATGGTAGTGGAAAAGGACATTCGAATAGTCCTACCATGCAATCTTTATCAAATCTATCTCACGAAGATCATGTTTATGAACAACCTAATAATGGAGGATGTCAAGAAATTACAGATATCCCAGACGATTACCTTAGTCAGTCACAG GTATTAAAACATCTTGCTAAAGAGGTTAAAGTACCATCGTATAGTAAGTTGACAAATAATGGAGGAAATATCGATATGAGAGTGAGAGATGGCGATAGAGGAAAACAAAATGACAGTGAATCCGAAGATAGACCACCACCGTCATACATGTCTGTTTTGTTGCCATTAAAAAATAAGTCCAGACTCCTTGGTCCAATGGAGAAATTAACGTTATCAAGATCACAACCTGACTTATCCAGAATTGGCAAACCCGATATCGATAACTACAATTTACGAGCTACTTCCCCACG ACCACAAACGAAAGGTAGGGAGGAAACAGAATCTGCAGCTGGTGAAATTTGGCCACCATCAGAAATGATTCAAATCGTGATTCAAGAGAACAGTGCCTTAAAATTAGAATTAGAACGGTGTTATAGCAAAGTTGCTAAATCGCAAAAGTTGGAACAAGAAATAGCAAAGGTGCATAGGGCTCACGAAGAATTGGCGGCATCGAGCGAACGAAGAGAAAAATTGGAACGAGCTGCCAGATTAAGGCTGCAAAACGACTGCAGACGGTTGACCGAATTAAATCGAGCATTGAGAGATCAAATAGATCTATTATCAGCGCGTACCGATAGTCCACCAATTGTGGAATCTATGAGAAAGGAATTGACTCAACGGGAATTGTTAATTGGACAATTGATTACACAAA acAAAGAATTAGCCGCAGCGAAAGAAAGACAAGAAATCGAACTAGCAGCGCAACGAGCGACATTACAAGAACAACGTACGCACATAGACATTTTAGACACTGCTCTCACTAATGCGCAGGGGAACGTCGTGCGTCTTGAAGAAGAG TGTCGTAAGAAACAAGTATACGTAGAAAGAGTGGGCCAACTTCAACGAGCTCTGTCTTCTCTTCAAGCGTCCAGTGACAGAAGAGAAGAGACAGAACGACAGTTGAGAGGTCaattagaacgagaattaagaGAAGGTGGCGGTGGCGGAGGCGGGGGTGGTGTCAATGGTAATGAACAATCGTCCAATGGAGAAACGATCGCAGAATTGAAACGAAGAATACGCGAAAGAGACGAAAAAATTATGTCACTCGAGGGCGATGTTGCGAAATGGGAACAACGTTATCTCGAAGAGAGCGCGTTGAGACAGGCTGCAATTGACGCAGCTAGTCTACCAAA GGATGCGAAGATAGCTGCGTTAGAAAAAACGAGCCAAGATGCCGAGAAACTAATTGCTGAAGCACGCTCCGAGAAAATGCGACATATGGACGAGGTGCATGCTGCACAGAAAAAATTGGCTGATCTTGAATCTAG GATGAAAGATCTAGAATCAAAATTAGCCGAAAGGGATGCAATGATCAGAGTTCTTCAGAAGCATACATACGACAAAGATAGTAGCAGCAGTAGCGGTGTAGGTAGCTACCCTGCTGCTCACTCGTCTCATTCAAGTACGTCAGCGGATCATCATACCGCATTAACAACCACGCCAGAACTCG TGAGCAGTGTATTAGGAGGAGGCAGTGGTTATGGAAGTACCGGCTCGTATGGTGTCACCGACAGCTACAAATACAGGAAGCAGGGCAGTTTCGAACAGACGAATAAAAGTCTCGACGATCAGTTAAAAGAACTAGATTCCCAGCTACTTAGTAAG CGGGCACTTTGCTGTTTTCCAGGATTCTCTAATCCAGGCACTGCGTCGCGAAAAGGAAAAATACCCAAGCCATTATTGGCGGGTGTAGATAGTACAGGTACCTCGAGCACTGCCTCGAGCAAGAGTCGCCTGCTGGACGATTCCGGAGGCGAGGTGTCGCCAGGTATCATGGAGTTCTCGAGTGCATCCTCCCGGCTGAAGGGTACCGTGTCGAGACTGTCGGACGGTAAGCCGGAGGACATGATGCTGCTGGAGAAGCAGGGAAGAAGCTCGCAGAGGCAAAGGATGCAGGAGGGAGAGCCACGCCGTGCAGGTAGTCTTCCGCCCAGCTCGTTACCGCGGCCGCCGAAGAACCTGAAGACGACAGGCTCCCGTTACTGTCGTCTGAGCGACACGGAGACCCGCAAGAAGTCGGACCCGGGTCCAGCTCTGGATACCGCGGCGAGCATCAAGGTACCCAGCAACTGCACCATCGACTACGGCAGATTTGACACGAAGACCCAGCGTCGAAAGAAGTCGTCCGGCTCGGAGCCGTTGGTTGCCAGCTCGCTGAAGAAGCCTACAGCTGGCCACGAGTACGAGCGTCTGCAGGCGGAGAACGTCCGCAAGAAACAACCGTCCGGCTCGGAGACGAAGCTCAGGGAGACCCAGAGCCGTTCGCTGATTCCGCCGCCGTCTCGTCGTATCGGGGAGTACGGTCGTCTCAGCGAGGGCACCCTGAGGAAGCAGACAGGCTCTCGCGGGCAGAGCACCGGAAGCACCGTCAGCAGCAAGAGCGGAGGACGCGACTCAGGAGGAACCGCCAGCAGCGAAGCGTCCACCTCCTCGTTGCCGCCTTCGAAAGCGAGATCAATACCGCGTCCTAGCAATTATCGCATCCAGTTTTAA